In Pseudomonas glycinae, the DNA window AAACCTTCGGCGGCAATCGCTTCCACCCCCGCCAGACGCACGCCTTTGGCCGCCCAGTCGCGGGACGAACCCTGGCCGTAGTCGGCGCCGGCGATGATGATCAGCGGCTGCTTGCGCTCCATGTAGGTTTCGATGGCTTCCCACATGCGCATCACTTTGCCCTCCGGCTCGACACGGGCCAGCGAGCCCTGCTTAACCTTGCCGTTTTCCACGACCATTTCGTTGAACAGTTTCGGGTTGGCGAAGGTCGCGCGCTGTGCGGTCAAGTGGTCGCCCCGGTGGGTCGCGTAAGAGTTGAAGTCCTCTTCCGGCAGGCCCATTTTCGCCAGGTACTCACCGGCAGCGCTGTCGAGCATGATCGCGTTCGACGGCGACAGATGATCGGTGGTGATGTTGTCCGGCAGCACCGCCAGCGGGCGCATGCCTTTGAGCGGACGCGCCCCGGCCAACGCGCCTTCCCAATACGGCGGACGGCGGATGTAGGTGCTCATTTCGCGCCACTCGTACAGCGGCGTGACTTTCGGGCCGGTGTCTTCATGGATGGCGAACATCGGGATGTAGACCTGACGGAACTGCTCAGGCTTGACCGAAGATTTCACCACCGCGTCGATTTCTTCGTCGCTCGGCCAGATGTCTTTCAGGCGGATTTCCTTGCCGTCGACCACGCTCAGCACATCTTTCTCGATATCGAAACGAATGGTGCCGGCGATCGCGTAGGCCACCACCAGCGGCGGCGAAGCGAGGAACGCCTGCTTGGCGTACGGGTGAATCCGGCCGTCGAAGTTGCGGTTGCCGGACAGCACAGCAGTGGCGTACAGGTCGCGGTCGATGATCTCTTGCTGAATCACCGGATCCAGCGCGCCGGACATGCCGTTGCAGGTGGTGCAGGCGAAGGCGACGACGCCGAAACCGAGCTGCTCCAGCTCCGTGGTCAGCCCCGCTTCATCGAGGTACAGCGCCACGGTTTTCGAGCCCGGCGCCAGCGATGACTTGACCCACGGCTTGCGGGTCAGCCCGAGCTTGTTGGCGTTGCGCGCCAGCAGGCCGGCGGCAATCACGTTGCGCGGGTTGCTGGTGTTGGTGCAACTGGTGATGGCGGCGATGATCACCGCGCCGTCAGGCATTTGCCCCGGCACTTCTTCCCACTGACCGGCGATGCCTTTGGCCGCCAGATCCGACACCGCCACGCGAGCGTGCGGGTTGCTCGGGCCGGCCATGTTGCGCACCACCGAAGACAGATCGAAGGTCAGGCCGCGCTCGTACTGCGCGCCTATCAGGCTGTCAGCCCACAGGCCGATCTGCTTGGCGTATTGCTCGACCAGTTGCACTTGCTGGTCTTCGCGACCGGTGAGTTTCAGGTAATCGATGGTCTGCTGGTCGATGTAGAACATCGCCGCCGTGGCGCCGTATTCCGGAGCCATGTTGGAGATGGTCGCGCGGTCGCCGAGGGTCAGCGCGGAAGCGCCTTCGCCGAAGAACTCCAGCCACGCGCCGACCACTTTCTGTTTGCGCAGGTATTCGGTCAGCGCCAGCACCATGTCGGTGGCGGTAATGCCCGGTTGCAGCTTGCCGGTCAGTTCGACGCCGACGCTTTCCGGCAGGCGCATCCACGACGCGCGGCCGAGCATCACGCTCTCGGCTTCAAGCCCACCGACGCCGATGGCAATCACGCCCAGCGCATCGACGTGCGGGGTATGGCTGTCGGTGCCGACGCAGGTATCCGGGAACGCCACGCCGTCGCGCACCTGGATCACCGGAGACATTTTCTCCAGATTGATCTGGTGCATGATGCCGTTGCCCGGCGGGATGACGTCGACGTTCTTGAACGCCTTCTTGGTCCAGTTGATGAAGTGAAAACGGTCTTCGTTGCGACGGTCTTCGATGGCGCGGTTCTTCTCGAACGCCTGCTTGTCAAAACCACCCGCCTCCACCGCCAGCGAGTGGTCGACGATCAGTTGCGTCGGCACCACCGGGTTGACCTGCGCCGGGTCGCCGCCCTGCTGGGCAATCGCGTCGCGCAGGCCGGCCAGGTCCACCAGCGCGGTCTGGCCGAGAATATCGTGGCACACCACGCGGGCCGGGAACCACGGGAAGTCGAGGTCGCGTTTGCGCTCGATCAGCTGTTTCAGGGAATTGGTGAGCGTGGCCGGGTCGCAGCGACGCACGAGGTTTTCCGCCAGCACGCGAGAGGTGTACGGCAGGGTGTCGTAGCTGCCCGGCTGGATCGCATCGACAGCCGCGCGGACGTCGAAGAAGTCCAGCGGCGTGCCGGGCAGGTTCTTGCGAAATTCTGTGTTCATCGGTCAGGACTCGGTCACGGTGATAACAAAAAGGTGGGGCCTGACACCGATACTGAAATCACACCTAAACCTGTGGGAGCTGGCTTGCCAGCGATGACTGAGTCACATCCAACATCGATGCTGACTGAACCACCGCTATCGCTGGCAAGCCAGCTCCCACAGGGCCCTCGGTGAACCTCTGGATCAGTGTTTAGCCATCACCATTCAGCGACGTTCGATTGGCACGAACTTGCGCTGTTCGACGCCGGTGTACTCGGCGCTTGGACGGATGATGCGGTTGTTGGCGCGCTGTTCGAATACGTGCGCTGCCCAGCCGGTCAGGCGCGAGCAGACGAAGATCGGGGTGAACAGCTTGGTCGGGATGCCCATGAAGTGATACGCCGAGGCATGGTAGAAGTCGGCGTTGGGGAACAGTTTCTTCTGTTCCCACATGGTCTTGTCGATGGCTTCCGAAACCGCGA includes these proteins:
- the acnD gene encoding Fe/S-dependent 2-methylisocitrate dehydratase AcnD, translating into MNTEFRKNLPGTPLDFFDVRAAVDAIQPGSYDTLPYTSRVLAENLVRRCDPATLTNSLKQLIERKRDLDFPWFPARVVCHDILGQTALVDLAGLRDAIAQQGGDPAQVNPVVPTQLIVDHSLAVEAGGFDKQAFEKNRAIEDRRNEDRFHFINWTKKAFKNVDVIPPGNGIMHQINLEKMSPVIQVRDGVAFPDTCVGTDSHTPHVDALGVIAIGVGGLEAESVMLGRASWMRLPESVGVELTGKLQPGITATDMVLALTEYLRKQKVVGAWLEFFGEGASALTLGDRATISNMAPEYGATAAMFYIDQQTIDYLKLTGREDQQVQLVEQYAKQIGLWADSLIGAQYERGLTFDLSSVVRNMAGPSNPHARVAVSDLAAKGIAGQWEEVPGQMPDGAVIIAAITSCTNTSNPRNVIAAGLLARNANKLGLTRKPWVKSSLAPGSKTVALYLDEAGLTTELEQLGFGVVAFACTTCNGMSGALDPVIQQEIIDRDLYATAVLSGNRNFDGRIHPYAKQAFLASPPLVVAYAIAGTIRFDIEKDVLSVVDGKEIRLKDIWPSDEEIDAVVKSSVKPEQFRQVYIPMFAIHEDTGPKVTPLYEWREMSTYIRRPPYWEGALAGARPLKGMRPLAVLPDNITTDHLSPSNAIMLDSAAGEYLAKMGLPEEDFNSYATHRGDHLTAQRATFANPKLFNEMVVENGKVKQGSLARVEPEGKVMRMWEAIETYMERKQPLIIIAGADYGQGSSRDWAAKGVRLAGVEAIAAEGFERIHRTNLVGMGVLPLEFKPGTDRKTLGIDGSETYDVIGERTPRADLTLVIHRKNGERVDVPVTCRLDTAEEVSIYEAGGVLQRFAQDFLEESAVAV